A genomic stretch from Chaetodon auriga isolate fChaAug3 chromosome 17, fChaAug3.hap1, whole genome shotgun sequence includes:
- the LOC143335498 gene encoding secretagogin-like — MDGAMHSLDAAAFWQIWQHFDADDNGYIDGKELDSFFQHMLGTFGMKREEITEDQIRRLRQRFMSARDSTADGRLQIQELATMMLPEEENFLLLFRRETPLDNSVEFMRIWRKYDSDSSGYISATELKGFLQDLFLQHRKSITPNKLQEYTDSMMKMFDKNKDGRLDLNDLARILALKENFLLKFKMDACSQEDRKRDFDKIFAHYDVSQTGALEGPEVDGFVKDMMELVKPSISGTDLDKFRKALLGHCDINGDGKIQKNELALCLGLKLS, encoded by the exons atggacgGCGCCATGCACAGCCTGGACGCGGCGGCTTTCTGGCAGATCTGGCAACACTTCGACGCCGACg ATAACGGGTACATCGACGGAAAGGAGCTGGACTCCTTCTTTCAGCACATGCTGGGGACGTTTGGGATGAAG agggaggagataaCCGAGGACCAAATCaggagactgagacagagattCATGTCTGCTCGAGACTCCACAGCTGATGGACGTCTGCAGATACAAGAG CTGGCCACCATGATGCTGCCGGAGGAGGAGAACTTCCTGCTCCTGTTTCGCAGAGAGACGCCGCTGGACAACAGTGTGGAGTTCATGAGG ATCTGGAGGAAATATGACTCTGACAGCAGCGGCTACATCTCAGCCACTGAGCTCAAG GGCTTCCTTCAGGACCTCTTCCTCCAGCACAGGAAGTCCATCACCCCCAATAAGCTGCAGGAGTACACGGACAGCATG ATGAAGATGTTTGATAAAAATAAGGACGGCAGACTGGACCTGAATGACCTGGCCAG AATTTTGGCCCTGAAAGAGAACTTCCTGCTGAAGTTTAAGATGGAC GCTTGCAGTCaagaggacaggaagagagactTTGACAAGATCTTCGCTCACTATGATGTT agTCAGACCGGTGCGTTGGAGGGCCCTGAGGTGGATGGATTCGTGAAGGACATGATGGAGCTGGTGAAG CCCAGCATCAGTGGCACAGACCTGGACAAGTTCAGGAAAGCCCTGCTGGGTCACTGCGACATCAATGGAGACGGAAAGATCCAGAAGAACGAGCTGGCTCTCTGCCTCGGCCTCAAGCTCAGCTAA